The nucleotide window CTGAAAACCCCAACAGAATTACTCAAGTATCAAGATCTTACCATCCAAGGTCTTGAGTACGAGCGGCAGTATTCCGATTACTGGAACTCCACCGCTGAATCGGATGGTACCTTATCAACACCCGAAGTTGACCGTCATACTAACAACTCATAGGTCAAATCGTAGACGCTGTTCTCATGCCTGTAGCGCCTCATGCAGCTGTGATACCTGGAAAGTTCTACCACGGAGGTTAGTAGTCTGAGGCGCTGTTTCATGTGTCGGTGCTAAGATGGTGCAGCCTATACTGATGCGATGAACTTGACCAATTACACGGCCGTTATCATTCTTACGATTAGAGCAGATACGAGAGTTGATGTTTTTGATGAGGGGTATGAACCGCTGGGTGAGATGGATAGGAAGAATTGGCAAGCTTGTAAGTTGCCCACACTGCAATCGATGTCCCATGGCTTTTGGACTTAGCTAACTACTACAGACGACGCAGATTTGTATGACGGCGCTCCAGTAGGCGTCCAAATCGTAGGCCGAAAGttcgaagaagagaaatgcCTAGCGATAGCTCGAATAGTCCACGCCGTCGTCCAGAGCGCAGCGTAGTT belongs to Fusarium musae strain F31 chromosome 9, whole genome shotgun sequence and includes:
- a CDS encoding hypothetical protein (EggNog:ENOG41), which codes for MQQGGFLSADGAHDIHQHLKRSGERLIQDLQDGLNLKTPTELLKYQDLTIQGLEYERQYSDYWNSTAESDGQIVDAVLMPVAPHAAVIPGKFYHGG